Proteins encoded in a region of the Mucilaginibacter sabulilitoris genome:
- a CDS encoding tetratricopeptide repeat-containing sensor histidine kinase, translating into MSDPRYLINLKRIIINGHALWLLLAFSLLLQSCSDNKKDTGDYSPGFKPIYDTVVQYYEIKKEPVIGVHYLDSGFKQLKHPFVNDSFRFYGLHYLYEKETTHNLKKTLLYADSMLITARRSITKKQYLINYAEANFASGDAYFNLSQYSDAYKHYYQGYFIGKNLINNAILAEYTYRMGMILFKQSHYQQAANYFKISYRQSMAYKDDFKSFYQRQELLGNIGESYKNANMIDSASLYFTKALSYINSGNKRFSSLSNLIDVARGVIYGDQGEVALITHQYALAEQLLKKSISINLRNGNDNHDAQLTEIKLARLYLTRNRSDKLFDLLQHLRVQLDSLSNEDVEPNWNDLMSKYYTQKKDYQKALYYLRTYSTLKDSAIKKINSLKSTDVNQQQANFDKQNQIESLKDHNKLQLIYIYLTVLFSIMAVIIIFLVFRNLKRSKQDIIAVKTLNDQINDQNNHLEYTLDELKLNNQEKDRILRTVAHDLRNPIGGIASLTSVMTDDDYTDEQKEMLNLIKETSFNSLELINEILEATNTATAPLNKEPVDINALLSNSIELLRFKAAEKNQVINLELLCYPQEIMMSREKIWRVISNLISNAIKFSPANGHILVKAVNLEQEVHIQVKDHGIGIPDKLKNQVFNMFTDAKRPGTEGEKSFGLGLSICQQIMEKHNGRIWFESDTEDGTTFYLSLPK; encoded by the coding sequence ATGTCAGACCCCCGATACCTTATTAATTTAAAACGTATTATAATAAATGGCCATGCCTTATGGCTGCTTTTGGCATTTTCTTTACTTTTACAATCCTGTTCAGATAATAAAAAAGACACAGGCGATTATTCGCCCGGATTTAAACCTATATATGATACTGTTGTACAGTATTATGAAATTAAAAAAGAGCCTGTAATAGGTGTACATTATCTCGATTCTGGTTTTAAACAACTTAAACACCCTTTTGTAAATGATTCTTTTAGATTTTATGGCCTCCACTACCTGTATGAAAAAGAGACTACCCATAATCTCAAAAAAACATTGTTGTATGCAGATAGCATGCTTATCACTGCCCGAAGAAGCATTACAAAAAAGCAATATCTTATTAACTACGCCGAAGCTAACTTTGCCTCCGGAGATGCTTATTTCAATCTTTCCCAGTATAGCGATGCTTACAAACATTATTATCAGGGCTACTTTATAGGTAAAAACCTAATCAATAACGCAATACTGGCCGAGTATACCTATCGCATGGGGATGATATTGTTTAAACAATCCCATTATCAGCAAGCTGCCAATTATTTTAAAATTAGCTATCGGCAAAGTATGGCTTATAAAGATGACTTTAAATCTTTTTATCAGCGGCAGGAATTGCTCGGTAACATCGGCGAAAGCTATAAAAATGCTAATATGATTGATAGCGCCTCATTGTATTTTACAAAAGCACTTAGCTATATAAATTCAGGTAATAAACGATTTAGTAGTTTATCCAACCTAATTGATGTGGCCAGGGGGGTAATTTATGGCGATCAGGGTGAAGTTGCGTTAATAACCCATCAATACGCATTAGCCGAGCAGTTGCTAAAGAAAAGCATCAGCATTAACCTGCGAAATGGCAATGATAACCATGACGCACAACTTACCGAAATAAAACTTGCGCGCTTGTACCTTACCCGGAACAGGTCTGATAAATTGTTTGATTTGCTACAGCATCTTCGGGTGCAACTGGATAGCTTAAGCAATGAAGATGTTGAGCCTAATTGGAACGATTTAATGAGTAAATACTATACTCAGAAAAAGGATTATCAAAAAGCGCTTTATTATTTAAGAACCTACTCCACCCTTAAAGATTCAGCAATAAAAAAAATAAACTCTCTCAAAAGCACCGATGTTAATCAGCAACAGGCTAATTTTGATAAACAAAACCAGATAGAAAGCCTCAAGGATCATAACAAACTACAGCTTATTTACATTTACCTAACCGTATTATTTTCCATCATGGCGGTAATCATTATTTTTCTTGTTTTCAGAAATTTAAAAAGATCAAAACAGGATATTATAGCCGTTAAGACTTTAAATGATCAGATCAATGATCAGAACAACCATCTGGAATATACACTGGACGAACTAAAACTAAATAACCAGGAAAAAGACCGGATATTACGTACAGTTGCACATGACCTCAGAAATCCTATAGGAGGTATAGCCTCATTAACCAGTGTAATGACTGATGACGATTATACTGATGAACAAAAAGAAATGCTCAACCTCATAAAGGAAACATCATTCAACTCACTCGAACTAATTAATGAGATACTTGAAGCTACCAATACGGCAACAGCACCGCTTAATAAGGAACCGGTTGATATAAATGCCTTACTAAGCAATAGTATAGAATTATTGCGTTTTAAAGCGGCTGAAAAAAACCAGGTGATAAATCTTGAATTGCTATGCTACCCGCAGGAAATAATGATGAGCAGGGAAAAAATATGGCGCGTTATCAGCAACCTTATAAGCAATGCGATAAAATTCAGTCCGGCAAATGGTCATATACTTGTTAAAGCGGTAAACCTTGAACAGGAGGTTCATATTCAGGTAAAAGATCATGGTATCGGAATACCTGATAAATTAAAAAACCAGGTATTTAATATGTTTACTGATGCCAAACGTCCGGGTACAGAAGGTGAAAAATCATTTGGGCTCGGTCTATCCATTTGTCAGCAGATCATGGAAAAACATAATGGCCGGATATGGTTTGAAAGTGATACGGAAGATGGCACCACTTTTTATCTTTCGCTACCCAAGTAA
- a CDS encoding acyl-CoA dehydrogenase family protein → MAKTDLYESPDYYQLDELLSEEHKLIRSSVRNWVKKELSPIIEDYAQKAEFPMHLIKGLAEIGAFGPTIPVEYGGAGLDYMAYGIIMQEIERGDSGIRSTSSVQGSLVMYPIYMYGSEEQRKKYLPKLASGEIMGCFGLTEPDHGSNPGGMTTNIKDAGDHYILNGAKMWISNAPFADIAVVWAKDENGKIRGLIVERGMEGFSTPETHNKWSLRASATGELVFDNVKIPKENLLPNVSGLKGPLGCLNQARYGIAWGALGAAMDCYDTALRYSKERIQFGKPIAGFQLQQKKLAEMITEITKAQLLVWRLAVLKNENRATAAQISMAKRNSVETAVNIAREARQMLGGMGITGEYSIMRHMMNLESVITYEGTHDIHLLITGMDITGEDAFK, encoded by the coding sequence ATGGCTAAAACAGATCTTTACGAATCGCCTGATTATTATCAATTAGATGAATTACTTTCTGAAGAACATAAGTTAATACGATCATCGGTGCGTAACTGGGTAAAAAAAGAATTGAGCCCTATAATTGAAGATTACGCCCAAAAAGCCGAGTTCCCGATGCACCTTATAAAAGGCCTTGCAGAGATAGGTGCCTTTGGCCCTACCATACCTGTTGAGTATGGCGGAGCCGGACTTGATTATATGGCTTATGGCATCATTATGCAGGAAATTGAACGCGGCGATTCCGGCATCCGTTCAACGTCATCAGTTCAGGGTTCGTTGGTGATGTATCCTATTTATATGTACGGATCTGAAGAACAGCGTAAAAAATATCTCCCCAAACTGGCCTCTGGTGAGATCATGGGATGTTTTGGCCTCACCGAACCCGACCATGGTTCAAACCCAGGCGGAATGACCACCAATATAAAAGATGCCGGCGACCACTATATTTTAAATGGGGCAAAAATGTGGATATCTAACGCTCCGTTTGCAGATATTGCCGTTGTTTGGGCAAAGGATGAAAACGGTAAAATACGAGGGCTCATTGTTGAGCGAGGTATGGAAGGTTTTTCGACCCCGGAAACGCATAATAAATGGTCGTTGCGTGCATCAGCCACCGGCGAATTGGTTTTTGATAACGTTAAAATCCCTAAAGAAAACCTGCTGCCTAATGTCTCCGGTTTAAAAGGACCTCTCGGTTGTCTTAATCAAGCCCGCTACGGCATAGCCTGGGGAGCATTGGGTGCGGCTATGGATTGTTATGATACGGCCTTACGCTATTCCAAAGAGCGCATACAATTTGGCAAACCAATCGCTGGCTTTCAATTACAACAAAAAAAACTGGCCGAAATGATAACGGAGATCACTAAAGCACAGTTGCTGGTCTGGCGCTTGGCAGTGTTGAAAAATGAGAACAGGGCAACCGCAGCACAAATATCAATGGCCAAGCGTAACAGCGTAGAAACTGCAGTTAACATTGCCCGCGAGGCACGACAGATGCTGGGCGGTATGGGCATAACGGGCGAATATTCGATCATGAGGCACATGATGAACCTTGAATCGGTAATTACTTATGAAGGTACACATGATATCCATTTATTAATAACCGGCATGGATATAACAGGCGAAGACGCGTTTAAATAA
- the folB gene encoding dihydroneopterin aldolase produces MINIALQGAEFFAYHGFYPEEQKLGCRFVVDIEVSFVPPEGLNDEDLDNSVDYEKLYIIACEEMKHPRKLIETVGQSITDRIKNKYPFIESIRVIVKKLNPPLMGKVAHSSVIINYPSAK; encoded by the coding sequence ATGATTAACATTGCTTTGCAGGGCGCGGAGTTTTTTGCGTACCACGGATTTTATCCGGAAGAACAAAAACTGGGGTGCCGATTTGTGGTAGATATTGAAGTTAGCTTTGTACCGCCTGAAGGGTTAAATGATGAGGATCTGGATAATTCGGTTGATTACGAGAAACTGTATATTATAGCCTGCGAAGAAATGAAGCACCCCCGCAAACTCATTGAAACGGTAGGGCAGTCGATCACCGACAGGATCAAAAATAAGTATCCCTTTATTGAATCTATTCGGGTGATTGTTAAGAAGTTAAACCCACCGTTAATGGGCAAAGTTGCACACTCCAGTGTTATCATTAATTATCCCTCAGCAAAATGA